CTCGATCATGACGCTGTTACTACTCTTTTCCGCCCTCTTGTGGTCTTACAATATATTCATCAATGatgaaaatctattttttgtcattttagttgatggattttcacattattgTTTCACATTTTAGTTGGAATACACTCAGTTGTAGTTTTTACGTGACTACATGGTTCTATTGCCCATTAAAGTTGTCCATGTAATAACTTGTTTACTAGTCTGTTGCATAGGTTGACAACAAAGAGCTAAAGAAGATACATTTAGGTCAGCGAGCTGTAATCACACACGCATGTTGTAATCACTCTTCCTCTATTTTTAGGGCTCCTATTTATATTTAGAGCAGCTACCACTCTTCCAGTCGGCTGTTAATGAGATTGGCTGTGAAGCGGCACAAAATGGCGGCATCCGCTTAGCGGGGTTGCTAGTGCTAGCATCTTTGGACAAGAGAACTAGAATATTCACTAGAGTCAAAGTTTATTTAGGCTACAAGCTCACATTTACATGGGAAAGCTCAAATGACAACCTAAAAGCCATTTTACTACTTTTGAGCTTCACAAGAATTCCGCTTAACTAAACCAACCGaccatttttaatccatttgtaccGCTAACAGTGTCAAACCACCAGTATTGTAGTTCATTTGTTTGCAGTGTTCTGTTCTGCTGGTCACCATGACCTGGAATTCCACAGAGAACCATTTTAAAagagttttaaaacatttttttgttgatttatgcATACCTGGGTGAGTCTGGGCCTTTGAATGCAGTGCACATAAGGAGTTGGATCTGGTAAAATCAGGTTTTCTTGTGTTTTGTAACACACGGCGCAGTCCATTAAAGGCTGTGAGGGTGTAAAAATATATGCATAAAAAGTTAGAATATTGTTTGGGATATGATTGACTCACTCTGTCGTTCCTGAAGGGACATTTTTGATTGGTCGACGCCGCTCCTTTGGCACAACGGGTGGGTTTGAGATGaaagtggtggtagtagtagttgacaTTAAATCCACACTGTGAATGAAATCAATCATCCCCTGTCAGTGTCATTGATAACATGTCCGTTTAGTGTCAATTTACCTCCGTTTCCACTTTGTCCAGACTCCTCAAGAAGCGAAAATGATGGCTGACGCTGGCGTGAGAGTTGAGGTGCACCAAGGCCAAGTCCACGCCCTTCTTGTAGTCCTCCGAGAGCATCTCGTAGACGTCCTGGGCCTCGGCGGATCGCCACGCGACCCCCGCCACCGaccacagcagcagcagcagccatTGCCACCCCAGCGCCATCGAACCTAAAAACTGCGAGTGAATACAGAGAGCGGCGAAGGAGCTTTTTCTCACAACAAGCCCTGGACTTGAGTGAGCAGCCCCCACGCcaacttgttttctttttcttcctcttcctggaaCAAAGCCCCCCCTAACCACCCCATATGGAGTCTTGACAAAAACAGACTATGAAAACAAGCAGCTGCCTTTTGTTATGAAACAGTTGGTGTACTAATCCAAGGCTAGCATCCCATAATGAGACCTTGTCCTTACTTTGTCGTGAATAGGCCTTGATTTGCTTTATTTTGAACGCAATACAACAAATAGTCAAAATAATCATCTTAAAGGCGTAGGATGTGAGCATAAACTCGTTTCTAAACTAAGAATTCACAAATGTCCAAACTAAAGTTTTGCATGTCATGTCTAATAAACGTGATTTGCTAGAAATGACGCAAATCCCGTTTCACAACGTGTGTTGACTTGACCCGCCGGCGTGTcggattaaaatgaataacctGTTTGATTGTTCTGGTTCATCTGGCTTTGTGACTGATTTGTtcggattcatttttttatgcggGTTATTTAACGTCACGGAGCCCAAAGTTGAAGCGCCACAGGAGCTtttggattgttttttgtttttagcccAAACATTCTTTAGTCAATCCCACTTGGGCAACTGGGACATTTGCCAATGTAAACACCGTTGTTGGTTTTAAACATTGCTAAcctacatttttacatttgaccTAAATAGACCAGGAATTATTTCAGTAACTACTGTAGTTTTGGGACTTAAAGTTgctacaaatgtattttttttcaattttcggGGCCATTGGCAGCACTAGATGTCCGACAACGGTAGCGAATTAGTATCATAATGTCTAccaagggcaaaaaaaataaaaaatctaattccCGCATAGATTTTAAGGCTAAcagactaaaaaataaaaaaaggctagCCATGGATGGTCTGCTATCTCGAAGAGTTAAGAACTGAATTTCACAGGCTAATTGTGCTAGCTGTTAGCTGCTGAAATGAAAACTATCTCTTAGTTGAAACATTAATCTCACAAATACttcatacagtatgtacagTTTTATCgttcattaaaaatgtttttgaaacaaaaacaggGCATATAAATGGATTGGAAAGATGAGTACACTTCAAAACTAGTATATACTCATGGATTTATTCTTTCTTCTCCACAGTTGAACTTGAAAAGTTACCCTCCTTGCTAGCGCCTCCTCAGGAGCTAAGCGGTATTACTTTGTTCCGGTGGAGGCCAGAAGGTTTGAAGCTCCGTGGCTGTATGCTAACCGGTTGCAATGCTCAATTCGGTTAACCTGCATCTCCTGGAAcataagaaaaatatatgttttaaaaaaaaggacaaagtgAGATGAAGTGGGAATTAAACATAAACACAAATGGTACCCACTGGGGTGACGGAGGGCTTCCGGAGACAGTTGAGGTAGGGTTTGGGCTCGGCCTCGATGTCTCCTTGGAAGGTTTTGTAACAAATGGCGCAGTCGAtcattggctggaaaccaaaaacagagaaaaagtgAGTTAGGTTGTCACCATCAAAGTTTGGTTTGGCTGTTCCACTCACAATATCGTTCCTAAAGCTGCAACCTGACAAATCCGTGGTTCCTTTGGGGCATTTGGTGGGCTTTAGGTAGAAGTGGTGGTAGATGAACACCACGTCAAAGCCGGCCTGATGACGAGAAAGTCATGTTACATGTTATTGTTAGGAATAATTGTTCCAAAAGGCAAAGGCTCTTTAGCTTgctgaaaaaatagaaaatattttggtaaacaaaccatttttaaaatgactgtGAAAAGCATTCATTCCATTATAAAATACTGTACCTCAACGTTGGACTTTGTGACGCTTCTGAAGAACAAAAAGTGGTTCTGGATGCTGGAATGCTCGTTAAGCTTCTCCAAGGACAAGTTGACGCCTTTCTTGAAGGCCTCGTCGAGTTTTTCGTAAGCTTCTTGAGCGTCCACGGAGGGGCAAAACAAAGCCCCCCCTATTGTGAGCAGTAGCAACAAAGCAGCCATTTTCTGCAGTCCTCGTTAGTTAATGTTGGAGAGTTGTTGCTCAACACCCCCCCTTCTGCTCCGGGAACATCCtgccctctttttttctcctcccctaaaaagaaaaaagaaaacaaatgagggggaaaaaaagtggaacTTTTAACTTCTAAAGCAGAACAGAGTAGACATTAGGCTACACAAACTCACCTCAATTCTCAGGCAAAGTGGGTCAAGTGTCAGAAAGAgataaaaacaacatactaaatagaaaataacttttattataattttttttatcaatatttGAGCTGTCAAATGTACACGGGACTTCAGTAGTGGCCTCTCGTGTTCCACAATCACCAAGACTTAGACGGAACAACTTCACATGATTCACCGGCACCACAAGCATAATTAAAACTACATTTATAAGTGTTTTATTTACCCCATTGAGAATGGTAATTTGTCTTCCCACTATGTGGTCCTGCAGGCACTTTTCTGGGGTTATGTTACAACAAACTTGAGTAACAGGACACCACTTTGCTTTcatattttggattaaaaaagacATGAACGTCAACAACACTCTTGTTCAGTCAACATTGTCTACGTTTAGGGCGGAATGTTTGGCACTAATAAGTTTTCCCGACACCCCCAAAACACGTGACAAATGAgactaaatatttataaatCCTAAGCGTTACAGATACAGAATTCTAAGTGACTTTGTCGCCATCTGGTGGTTATTCTGACTATGTTTACTTTCAGTACACTTGTGGAAAGGACGTCGTAAACCCCCTAATGTCTAAAGTACATTTAACTACGAATTGAAACGAAAGAAGACTATTAATTTCCTGCTTTTTGaaacattatattttaaaattgcatttaatttttccaaattttcaatatttttgtcattttttaaaaatatttattttaaaatatttgtagttgtatttttccaattaaattttctatatttattcttttgaaatcatgattatttttatgtacgTTTGTATCCCCCCTATACTCTTAGATGTATATACATTAAATATAAATTGAAACATCAAGGGGTTAAAAAACGATCACAGTGAGTTAGTTACTTCATTTTGGTGTcttggtattttaaaaaaaaagtgctacgAGAATCGAGTAAAGTGAAAAGTGAGGCGTACGCACTTCAGTAGTTCCTTCATATAAGGCACTCGTTGGTAAGGCGGCGTGCGAATCGAGCGGAAACTTGACCGCTCATTCGTCACATATTCAATGTGAATCAGAGCAAAACTTtcagggattaaaaaaaaaagggatgacGGAGCGTAAATTGTTACGTCGTTTGATTTGCTGTCCCCTGAAATAGGATCTAACAGTAACAAGTTGACGTAGGAAGGGGTCGCCCAATGGGGGACAATAGGGGCAAAGGGGGGGCGCTACAGGGTGGTTACACGGGCATGTGCATCTCCGAGTACTCGTCGTGACACTCGCGTTCGTCGAATGTCGGCTCGGCGTCGTCCGCGTCCAGCTGCAAAGTTGGAATAAGAAAATAGACAAGTTTGAGGtaagaaaaatgagaaaaattctATATTAAAATCAAAGAGCAAAGTGAAGTAACAAGCAAAAAACTCAAATATCAAGTTCAAACACTTGAATTTTTCGTCTCGGCCTGCATACGTACGCATATCATCTCGCGGGCGGTGAAGATGCGTGGCAGCAGGAACATTTTTACGGGCACGGTGAGGATGAGCACGAAAGGGAAGGCTAGCGACGCCTGCGTGGACATGACGGCCCACAGCGCCGCCAGGCAAACCGCTTGAATGCACGTGAAGAAATGCATGCGCAGCGTTCGAACCTGCCAACGACAACAACAATTACACttacaaataaaaacagtgttggtttgaaaaacaaaaagcaaggTCTGCCATGACAAAGAGGCTATGCTAGCATGCTACTAGCCGACTTGTTTAGGCAGCGTGGCGATTTCATTAGCCATGAGCAGTATTTAGTGCTATTACAGAAGAACAAAGTTTATTTCAGTTGAATAAGAACAGAATTTcaacagtgcgctacaatgaagCGGCTATGCTAGGGTTAGCTTctgtaaagttaaaaaaaaagagagctattaaatataagtattttttttaaacatggcaTTGATAAGTAAATGCTAACagatttggaaaagaaaagtctgCTGTGATGAAAAGGCTATGCTAGCATGCTGCTAGCTAAGTTGTTTAGGCACCAACAGGAATTTAATTAGTACTTAGCAATTTGTTGTACTACTACAGAAAAACacagttcatttaaattgaatATGAACAGAATTTTATAGTGCGCTACAATGAAGCAGCTAAGCTAGGCTTAGTTACTATACCGTGAAAAAAAGCGGGGGCAATTGTTCTATTTTTCCACAGTAAAAAGCATTGAAATTGCGTGTTTCTCACTTTTCGGACGTAGATGTGGTCGGGGTGATATTTTGGCGGCATGAGCAGCAGCATCATGCGCTCGCTGAGTTGGATTCCGTTGAGCGACATGACGCCCATGTAGAGAAAGATTCCGAACAGCACGGCCAGCGGGATTTTACGCAGGAGGTCCCCGATCACGATGGACAGACCTGGGAGAGATGGGGAAGGAGTTC
This Stigmatopora argus isolate UIUO_Sarg chromosome 17, RoL_Sarg_1.0, whole genome shotgun sequence DNA region includes the following protein-coding sequences:
- the LOC144091734 gene encoding uncharacterized protein LOC144091734, producing MAALLLLLTIGGALFCPSVDAQEAYEKLDEAFKKGVNLSLEKLNEHSSIQNHFLFFRSVTKSNVEAGFDVVFIYHHFYLKPTKCPKGTTDLSGCSFRNDIPMIDCAICYKTFQGDIEAEPKPYLNCLRKPSVTPEMQVNRIEHCNRLAYSHGASNLLASTGTK